One genomic segment of Hordeum vulgare subsp. vulgare chromosome 2H, MorexV3_pseudomolecules_assembly, whole genome shotgun sequence includes these proteins:
- the LOC123429368 gene encoding uncharacterized protein LOC123429368 has protein sequence MQVRYRVRLLLLQLQLSRRPGGQPAEASTRMRGGQATNQASTITSSPPNQSQFHCPQSHVLYAGAEGEHQDLMCGERWHHQPRGCATGVVSCDDGTVHQRSSQGWSGCKQDHCCGRNIHIWSAGQF, from the exons ATGCAAGTGCGGTACCGCGTGCGGCTGCTCCTGCTGCAGCTGCAACTGAGCCGGCGCCCAGGAGGCCAGCCGGCAGAGGCGAGCACGAGGATGAGAGGAGGACAAGCAACCAACCAAGCAAGCACCATCACCAGTTCGCCACCAAACCAATCTCAATTTCACTGCCCTCAGTCGCACGTTCTGTATGCAG GTGCTGAAGGAGAGCATCAAGATCTAATGTGCGGTGAACGATGGCATCATCAACCTCGTGGATGTG CCACCGGCGTCGTTTCTTGTGACGATGGAACAGTACATCAGAGAAGCTCCCAGGGCTGGTCAGGTTGCAAACAAGACCATT GTTGTGGCAGGAACATCCATATCTGGTCTGCTGGCCAATTTTAA